The Petropleomorpha daqingensis genome includes a window with the following:
- a CDS encoding acetyl-CoA carboxylase biotin carboxylase subunit, which produces MISRLLIANRGEIAVRVARACRELGIEVVAVYSTCDRNSALLDLADESVHIGAPAPRSSYLHVPNIIEAALRTGADAVHPGYGFLSEDPDFAEICETEGLTFVGPPAEVMHVMGNKATARRLMAEAGLPLLPGVVEPVPTVSEARTVADSIGYPLIIKAAAGGGGRGMTVVRAPSELAEAFTSTRATARAIFGDATVYMERFLPSARHVEVQILCDAHGQGIYLGERDCSLQRRHQKLLEEGPAAHLLPAQRAGLGALAVHGALSVGYTGVGTMEFLVDASGRAYFMEMNARIQVEHPVTELLTGIDLVREQILAAGGRRLSIRQDDVVPRGAAIECRINAEDPTRGFAPAPGRLDVLHVPDGPWTRFDTGYRQGDTVSPHYDSLLGKLVVWAPDRDQAIRRMDRALAELRVEGPGVRTTVALHRALLRHPDVLADRHDIQFLDRALPELVARAGALLDEPVPELPAIGRGVLQLVPLPADERPDPTRRHPGGNPAMPDPTFTLSDLMAVLTEKAGLPPSAHTTDPDARFADIGLDSLAFLSMQTELHDRYGVEMPDDSPDRYTFGEIVATVSGSAPAGMA; this is translated from the coding sequence GTGATCAGCCGGCTGCTCATCGCCAATCGCGGCGAAATCGCCGTCCGGGTCGCGCGGGCCTGCCGGGAGCTGGGCATCGAGGTCGTGGCCGTGTACTCGACCTGCGACCGGAACTCGGCCCTGCTCGACCTGGCCGACGAGTCGGTGCACATCGGGGCGCCGGCCCCCCGGTCCAGCTACCTGCACGTGCCCAACATCATCGAGGCGGCACTGCGCACCGGCGCCGACGCCGTCCACCCCGGGTACGGGTTCCTCTCCGAGGACCCCGACTTCGCCGAGATCTGCGAGACCGAGGGGCTGACCTTCGTCGGGCCGCCGGCCGAGGTCATGCACGTCATGGGCAACAAGGCGACCGCGCGCCGGCTCATGGCCGAGGCCGGGCTGCCGCTGCTGCCCGGTGTCGTCGAGCCGGTGCCGACCGTGAGCGAGGCGCGGACCGTCGCCGACTCGATCGGCTATCCGCTGATCATCAAGGCGGCGGCCGGAGGCGGCGGCCGGGGCATGACCGTGGTCCGCGCCCCCTCGGAGCTGGCGGAGGCGTTCACCAGCACCCGTGCCACCGCGCGCGCGATCTTCGGCGACGCGACGGTCTACATGGAACGCTTCCTCCCCTCCGCGCGGCACGTCGAGGTGCAGATCCTCTGCGACGCGCACGGTCAGGGCATCTACCTGGGCGAGCGGGACTGCTCGCTGCAACGGCGGCACCAGAAGCTGCTCGAGGAGGGCCCCGCCGCCCACCTGCTCCCGGCCCAGCGGGCGGGGCTCGGCGCCCTGGCCGTGCACGGCGCGCTGTCGGTGGGCTACACGGGCGTGGGAACCATGGAGTTCCTCGTCGACGCGTCCGGACGCGCCTACTTCATGGAGATGAACGCGCGCATCCAGGTGGAGCACCCCGTGACCGAGCTGCTCACGGGCATCGACCTGGTCCGGGAGCAGATCCTCGCCGCCGGAGGGCGCCGGCTGTCGATCCGGCAGGACGACGTCGTCCCTCGCGGGGCGGCCATCGAGTGCCGGATCAACGCCGAGGACCCCACGCGCGGCTTCGCCCCCGCACCGGGCCGGCTGGACGTGCTGCACGTGCCCGACGGTCCCTGGACGCGGTTCGACACCGGTTACCGGCAGGGCGACACGGTCAGCCCGCACTACGACTCGCTGCTGGGCAAGCTCGTCGTCTGGGCCCCCGACCGCGACCAGGCGATCCGCCGGATGGACCGCGCCCTGGCGGAGCTGCGGGTCGAGGGCCCCGGCGTGCGCACCACCGTGGCCCTGCACCGCGCGCTGCTGCGCCACCCCGACGTGCTGGCCGACCGGCACGACATCCAGTTCCTGGACCGCGCCCTGCCCGAGCTGGTCGCCCGGGCCGGGGCGCTGCTCGACGAACCCGTGCCCGAGCTGCCCGCCATCGGTCGCGGCGTGCTGCAACTGGTCCCGCTCCCGGCCGACGAGCGGCCGGACCCCACCCGCAGGCACCCAGGAGGGAACCCCGCCATGCCCGACCCCACGTTCACCCTGTCCGACCTGATGGCCGTGCTCACCGAGAAGGCGGGTCTGCCGCCGTCGGCACACACCACGGACCCCGACGCCCGGTTCGCCGACATCGGGCTGGACTCCCTGGCGTTCCTGTCGATGCAGACCGAGCTGCACGACCGCTACGGCGTCGAGATGCCCGACGACAGCCCCGACCGGTACACGTTCGGCGAGATCGTCGCCACCGTGTCCGGCTCCGCCCCGGCGGGGATGGCCTGA
- the accB gene encoding acetyl-CoA carboxylase biotin carboxyl carrier protein — MQPTELPPRSARPSASDNGQQLHDEVVELARALPGTLRRLTVRDGDRAVEVEWAPGTDTGVPSTVGPAPVPTASAAEGREDTTAVRAPLVGTFYSAASPGADPFVSPGTDVEAGQPLGIVEAMKLLNPIVADTAGTVVEVLVENGESVEYDQVLMLLRPREMTP; from the coding sequence GTGCAACCGACCGAGCTCCCCCCGCGCAGCGCCCGCCCCTCGGCGTCCGACAACGGGCAACAGCTCCACGACGAGGTCGTGGAGCTGGCGCGGGCGCTGCCGGGAACGCTGCGCCGGCTCACGGTGCGAGACGGCGACCGGGCCGTGGAGGTGGAGTGGGCACCGGGGACCGACACCGGCGTCCCGTCGACCGTCGGCCCGGCGCCGGTGCCGACGGCGAGCGCGGCGGAGGGACGAGAGGACACGACGGCCGTGCGGGCCCCGCTGGTGGGGACGTTCTACTCCGCGGCCTCGCCCGGGGCGGATCCCTTCGTGAGCCCGGGCACCGACGTCGAGGCCGGGCAGCCCCTCGGGATCGTCGAGGCGATGAAGCTCCTCAACCCGATCGTGGCCGACACGGCCGGCACGGTCGTCGAGGTCCTCGTCGAGAACGGCGAGTCCGTGGAGTACGACCAGGTCCTCATGCTGCTGCGGCCGCGGGAGATGACCCCGTGA
- a CDS encoding acetyl-CoA carboxylase carboxyltransferase subunit alpha, with protein sequence MTRTMTRAVHNGAVASSAPAGWVSCPGCGWLLYRKRLERNLSVCPECDHHLQLGARARIELLVDPGSFSETTFAPAPRDPLDFTDLRRYPERLREAAQRSGESEAVVVGTARIGGADVVLAVMDFGFLGGSMGLEVGGRVSGAAGLALDLGLPLVTVCASGGARMQEGVFSLFQMARVSESFARLREAGLLTVCVLTDPTYGGVSASFATLGSILVGERGAHVGFAGPRVVQETIRTTLPAGFQTAEFLLGHGLVDRVETRAEIRPLLARLIALHAPRPDVEPPPTVRRPVPPTRLDPWEVVRMARMTERPTAVDYLRTVFDDFVELHGDRAFADDPALVGGVASIGGRSVVVLGQEKGHTVGERVARNFGMPHPEGYRKAMRLLGHAETYGLPVITLVDTPGAHPGPEAEERGQSHAIAEIIMRSSRLRVPVIAVVTGEGGSGGALALCTSDRLLVLENAYLSVISPEGCAAILWRTATAAPAAARAMRLGATHLQATGIATAVVPEPPGGAHTDPAAAADALREALLADLAELSALDVDALLEARARRLARIGGDGALFHASGPTSLQRS encoded by the coding sequence ATGACCCGCACGATGACGCGGGCGGTGCACAACGGCGCCGTCGCCTCGTCCGCCCCGGCGGGCTGGGTGAGCTGCCCGGGCTGCGGCTGGCTGCTCTACCGCAAGCGGCTCGAGCGCAACCTCTCCGTCTGCCCGGAGTGCGACCACCACCTGCAGCTCGGCGCGCGGGCCCGGATCGAGCTGCTGGTCGACCCGGGGAGCTTCAGCGAGACCACCTTCGCGCCGGCCCCCCGGGACCCGTTGGACTTCACCGATCTGCGCCGCTATCCCGAGCGCCTCCGCGAGGCCGCGCAGCGCTCCGGCGAGAGCGAGGCGGTGGTCGTGGGCACGGCGCGCATCGGCGGCGCCGACGTGGTCCTCGCCGTCATGGACTTCGGCTTCCTCGGCGGCAGCATGGGTCTCGAGGTGGGCGGCCGGGTCAGCGGCGCGGCCGGGCTCGCGCTGGACCTCGGGCTCCCGCTCGTCACCGTGTGCGCCAGCGGTGGCGCCCGGATGCAGGAGGGCGTGTTCTCGCTGTTCCAGATGGCGCGGGTCAGCGAGTCGTTCGCCCGGCTCCGCGAGGCGGGGCTGCTCACCGTGTGCGTGCTCACCGACCCCACGTACGGCGGGGTGTCGGCGTCCTTCGCCACGCTGGGCTCGATCCTGGTCGGCGAGCGCGGTGCGCACGTCGGGTTCGCCGGGCCGCGGGTCGTCCAGGAGACGATCCGCACGACGCTGCCCGCCGGATTCCAGACGGCGGAGTTCCTCCTCGGCCACGGGCTGGTGGACCGCGTGGAGACGCGCGCGGAGATCCGGCCGCTGCTGGCCCGCCTGATCGCGCTGCACGCTCCCCGCCCGGACGTCGAGCCGCCGCCCACGGTCCGGCGGCCGGTGCCCCCGACACGGCTGGACCCGTGGGAGGTCGTGCGGATGGCGCGCATGACCGAGCGCCCGACCGCCGTGGACTACCTGCGCACGGTCTTCGACGACTTCGTCGAGCTGCACGGCGACCGGGCCTTCGCCGACGACCCGGCGCTCGTCGGTGGGGTGGCCTCGATCGGCGGGCGCTCCGTCGTGGTGCTCGGGCAGGAGAAGGGCCACACCGTCGGCGAGCGGGTGGCCCGCAACTTCGGGATGCCGCACCCGGAGGGCTATCGCAAGGCGATGCGGCTGCTCGGTCACGCCGAGACCTACGGCCTGCCGGTGATCACCCTCGTCGACACACCCGGCGCCCACCCCGGGCCGGAAGCCGAGGAGCGCGGCCAGTCCCACGCGATCGCGGAGATCATCATGCGCAGCAGCCGGCTGCGCGTGCCGGTCATCGCGGTCGTCACCGGCGAGGGCGGCAGCGGCGGCGCGCTGGCCCTGTGCACGTCCGATCGGCTGCTCGTGCTGGAGAACGCCTACCTCTCGGTGATCAGCCCGGAGGGGTGCGCAGCGATCCTGTGGCGCACGGCCACGGCCGCCCCGGCCGCCGCGCGCGCCATGCGGCTGGGCGCCACCCACCTGCAGGCGACCGGCATCGCGACCGCCGTCGTCCCCGAGCCGCCGGGCGGCGCGCACACCGACCCCGCTGCCGCGGCGGACGCGCTGCGCGAGGCCCTGCTGGCCGACCTCGCCGAGCTGTCCGCTCTCGACGTCGACGCCCTGCTGGAGGCCCGCGCTCGTCGGCTGGCCCGGATCGGCGGCGACGGCGCCCTGTTCCACGCGTCGGGCCCGACCTCGCTGCAGAGGAGCTGA
- a CDS encoding TcmI family type II polyketide cyclase translates to MIIARMAPADEHEVAAIFGSYDQTSMPHEIGVRSRSLFRFHELYVHLIEFDRPGPEAMKIAQSLPDFRRISEELRPYITAYDPNWQSPRDAMAQRFYHWTAAPEGVARPQAGGRR, encoded by the coding sequence GTGATCATCGCGAGGATGGCCCCGGCCGACGAGCACGAGGTCGCGGCGATCTTCGGGAGCTACGACCAGACGTCGATGCCCCACGAGATCGGCGTGCGCTCCCGGTCGCTGTTTCGGTTCCACGAGCTGTACGTGCACCTGATCGAGTTCGACCGGCCCGGGCCCGAGGCGATGAAGATCGCCCAGTCGCTGCCGGACTTCCGGCGCATCAGCGAGGAGCTGCGGCCCTACATCACCGCGTACGACCCCAACTGGCAGTCCCCGCGGGACGCGATGGCGCAGCGGTTCTACCACTGGACGGCCGCGCCGGAGGGAGTCGCGCGACCGCAGGCCGGGGGGCGGCGATGA